A part of Geoanaerobacter pelophilus genomic DNA contains:
- a CDS encoding Hsp20/alpha crystallin family protein, with amino-acid sequence MRRHFESDKGTGGKNLALGHEKSTDVPVKREGDLERRTGGIWSTLDDMERWMEETIHRPFLFDYGFRPISRLLHDLRGEGEMMPYVDVYTTGNELILKAELPGMKREDINVRLVDNNLVISGEKKTEEKVEQKDYLRLERSFGSFTRSLHLPEGCMTDRLSATYKNGVLEIRVPREGGTEAKTITIE; translated from the coding sequence ATGCGTCGTCACTTTGAATCTGATAAGGGAACAGGGGGCAAGAATCTTGCTCTAGGCCATGAGAAAAGTACTGATGTGCCGGTAAAACGTGAAGGGGATCTTGAAAGACGAACGGGTGGGATCTGGTCGACTCTGGACGATATGGAAAGATGGATGGAGGAAACCATTCACCGGCCATTCCTGTTTGACTACGGTTTCCGACCCATAAGCAGGTTGCTGCATGATCTGAGAGGCGAAGGCGAAATGATGCCTTATGTTGATGTTTATACGACCGGCAACGAATTGATACTGAAGGCAGAGTTGCCGGGGATGAAGCGGGAAGATATCAACGTAAGGCTCGTTGATAACAATCTGGTCATATCCGGAGAGAAGAAAACCGAGGAAAAGGTAGAGCAGAAAGATTATCTGCGTCTCGAACGGTCCTTCGGCTCCTTCACCAGGTCTCTGCATCTGCCGGAGGGGTGTATGACTGATAGGCTTTCAGCAACCTATAAGAATGGGGTGCTGGAAATCAGAGTGCCGCGTGAAGGCGGTACGGAAGCGAAGACCATCACTATCGAGTAA
- a CDS encoding methyl-accepting chemotaxis protein, with protein sequence MNLKFGSQLIRTMMILGIIVAATGLLSAGKLAASSQEVADNFLFKIVFGILVIETLLFVITFWIYTKRKLLSRVNRLAHALERGAEGDLTIRVPASENDEIGQLGRNLNTMLEKLSEFVERVNASLRELRNISQNTTNAAGQLVNAAETQSVSAKETSGAVDKIGRSIELLSKEIDKVTQSATQNSGAIRTMSTSLDVVGQNIDMQSSAIDEVSSSIFQVAAEVKQIANNVNSLMATSTETTSSVAAMDISIKEVERNAQGAAEITETVKHDALVGQETVAATISGITEIRDSTQSTFSAIASLSSRVKVIGNIVSVINELAEQTNLLALNSAIIAAQAGEHGKGFAVVADQIKGLATRTRNSTQEIDDLISAIQKETDQAVTAIKVTEQRVSDGERLSLKSGVALQKMVSGMEESLRQVNDIAHATVEQAKGSQQIRQSMEDISNMVAQIAKSSREQGATSELIIAAVDRMKDLTVNVRSSSLEQREIGANISESTGRMGLIISELERLRNEQAERSDEIRKAMQEMDRATNEDLSAVHIMEEGVENLSRQIGLLQTEMAKLKVN encoded by the coding sequence ATGAATCTTAAATTCGGCTCACAACTAATCAGAACCATGATGATCCTTGGGATCATTGTTGCGGCAACAGGGCTGCTTTCAGCTGGCAAGCTGGCCGCAAGCTCTCAAGAGGTTGCAGATAATTTTTTATTCAAAATTGTTTTCGGCATACTCGTCATTGAAACCTTGTTATTCGTCATCACATTCTGGATTTATACCAAGCGAAAATTGCTGTCGCGCGTCAACCGGCTGGCACATGCCCTGGAACGAGGGGCCGAAGGCGACCTTACCATCAGAGTTCCCGCCAGCGAAAACGATGAAATCGGCCAACTTGGACGCAACCTGAACACAATGCTGGAGAAGCTTAGCGAATTTGTAGAACGGGTCAATGCCTCTCTTCGCGAACTGCGCAACATTTCGCAAAACACCACAAACGCTGCCGGCCAATTGGTAAATGCCGCAGAAACTCAGTCTGTTTCAGCAAAAGAAACCTCTGGGGCTGTTGACAAGATCGGCAGGTCGATTGAACTGCTTTCAAAAGAAATCGACAAAGTCACCCAATCGGCAACACAGAATTCCGGGGCAATCCGTACCATGTCCACAAGCCTGGATGTCGTCGGCCAAAACATCGACATGCAGTCATCGGCCATTGACGAGGTCAGCTCTTCTATTTTTCAGGTAGCAGCCGAGGTTAAGCAGATTGCCAATAATGTCAACAGCCTCATGGCAACCTCGACCGAGACAACATCTTCGGTAGCGGCAATGGATATCTCAATCAAAGAGGTAGAGCGCAACGCTCAAGGCGCTGCTGAAATTACTGAAACCGTCAAGCATGATGCCCTGGTTGGCCAGGAAACGGTTGCCGCCACCATCTCCGGCATCACAGAAATCCGCGATTCAACCCAGTCAACGTTCTCCGCTATTGCCAGCCTGTCCAGCCGGGTCAAGGTCATAGGCAACATCGTATCTGTGATCAATGAACTGGCAGAGCAGACCAACCTGCTGGCGCTCAACTCAGCGATCATAGCAGCACAAGCAGGTGAACACGGTAAAGGGTTTGCCGTAGTTGCCGACCAGATCAAAGGGCTGGCTACCCGCACCCGGAATTCGACGCAAGAGATTGACGACCTGATCTCGGCAATTCAGAAGGAAACAGACCAGGCCGTAACAGCAATAAAAGTGACAGAGCAAAGGGTCAGCGATGGCGAGCGCCTTTCACTGAAATCAGGCGTGGCACTCCAGAAAATGGTCAGTGGCATGGAGGAGTCGCTGCGTCAGGTCAACGACATTGCCCATGCCACTGTTGAACAAGCCAAAGGGAGTCAACAAATCCGCCAGTCAATGGAAGATATTTCAAATATGGTAGCGCAAATTGCAAAATCGAGCCGCGAGCAGGGGGCAACCAGTGAGCTGATCATAGCTGCAGTTGATCGGATGAAGGATCTTACGGTCAATGTCAGATCGTCAAGCCTTGAACAGCGGGAGATTGGAGCGAACATCTCCGAATCAACAGGAAGAATGGGGCTTATCATCAGCGAACTCGAACGGTTGCGCAACGAACAAGCCGAGAGAAGCGATGAAATAAGAAAAGCGATGCAGGAGATGGACCGAGCGACCAACGAAGACCTGTCTGCAGTTCACATCATGGAAGAGGGGGTGGAAAATCTATCCCGTCAAATCGGCCTTTTGCAGACCGAAATGGCAAAGTTGAAGGTCAACTAA
- a CDS encoding PLP-dependent cysteine synthase family protein: MHTNPYSLVNNIGNTPLIELRSLAPSPRVRILAKLEGNNPGGSVKDRPALYMLTKAEVSGELTHEKTILEPTSGNTGIALAMLGTAKGYRVKLVMPACVSMERRSVLEAFGAEVVLSPHDEATDGAIRLAHRILEEDPDRYYMPNQYANPNNILAHYETTGPEIMRQVNGDIDVFVAGMGTSGTLMGVSRYFRDNRPGTRIVGVEPRLGHRVQGLKNMKEAIVPEIYNEGALDLKLTVQDEEAFAMARELATREGLFVGMSSGAAVAGALAVARDMESGTIVTLLPDRGDRYLSTSLFRSVCGSCPP, from the coding sequence ATGCACACCAATCCATATTCGCTGGTCAATAATATCGGCAATACCCCATTAATCGAATTGCGATCCCTTGCCCCCTCTCCCAGAGTCAGAATTCTTGCCAAGCTAGAAGGTAACAATCCTGGTGGCTCGGTGAAAGACCGGCCGGCACTTTACATGCTCACCAAGGCTGAAGTGTCCGGGGAATTGACCCACGAAAAGACCATTCTCGAACCGACCTCCGGCAATACCGGCATAGCCCTGGCTATGCTCGGCACTGCCAAGGGATACCGGGTCAAACTGGTGATGCCTGCCTGTGTCAGCATGGAGCGGCGCAGCGTTCTTGAGGCATTCGGCGCCGAAGTAGTTCTTTCGCCGCATGATGAGGCGACTGATGGTGCTATCAGGCTTGCCCACCGGATTCTGGAAGAAGACCCCGATCGTTATTACATGCCGAACCAGTATGCCAACCCGAACAATATCCTGGCCCACTACGAGACCACCGGGCCTGAGATCATGCGCCAGGTGAACGGAGATATCGATGTCTTTGTCGCCGGGATGGGAACCAGCGGCACGCTGATGGGGGTCAGTCGGTATTTCAGGGATAATCGCCCCGGAACCCGGATTGTTGGCGTAGAGCCGAGATTAGGTCACCGGGTGCAGGGATTGAAGAACATGAAAGAGGCAATTGTTCCCGAGATTTACAACGAGGGGGCTCTTGACCTGAAGCTAACAGTTCAGGATGAGGAAGCGTTTGCCATGGCTCGGGAGCTGGCAACGCGCGAAGGCCTGTTTGTCGGCATGTCCAGTGGTGCCGCAGTCGCCGGGGCTCTGGCCGTTGCCAGGGATATGGAGTCTGGGACCATTGTGACACTTTTGCCTGACCGCGGTGACCGGTATCTCAGCACCTCGCTATTCCGCTCGGTTTGTGGTTCTTGTCCCCCATAG
- a CDS encoding PilZ domain-containing protein: MDNRQFSRMDFNAKVLVSYEGSSFTGTVENLSLKGLFVKTDQKVPLDETVGIVLSFAGSNGNLSLSLEGKVVRVSEDGIGLNFKKISVDFLEQTLGNSSECTEEACGNRSALCQAAV, translated from the coding sequence GTGGATAACAGACAGTTTAGCAGAATGGATTTCAATGCCAAGGTTCTGGTCAGCTATGAAGGCAGTTCATTTACAGGAACTGTTGAGAACTTGAGCCTTAAGGGATTGTTCGTTAAGACTGATCAGAAAGTGCCTCTTGACGAAACGGTTGGGATAGTGCTCTCTTTTGCCGGCAGTAACGGCAACCTTTCCCTGAGCCTTGAAGGTAAGGTGGTCAGGGTTTCAGAAGATGGCATCGGCCTAAACTTCAAAAAAATCTCTGTTGATTTCCTCGAACAGACTCTTGGCAACAGCTCGGAATGCACCGAAGAAGCTTGCGGCAATAGAAGCGCTCTCTGTCAAGCCGCGGTGTGA
- the mtnA gene encoding S-methyl-5-thioribose-1-phosphate isomerase yields MSFRTIEWRGDKVVMIDQTKLPTEEVYNEYSDFQGVAEAIRGMIIRGAPAIGVAAAMGVALGARDIIADTHESFFRQLSNVCDVLARTRPTAVNLFWAIERMKRVAEANRDKDINSIRAILKAEAIAVEAEDLQICKAIGANGAALIKDGATVLTHCNAGGLATAGYGTALGVIRAAHESGKKIKVIADETRPWLQGARLTAWELMKDNIPVTLISDNMAGWLMQNGEIDCCVVGADRIAANGDTANKIGTYSVAVLAKEHRIPFYVAAPISTLDLSLDSGAKIPIEERTITEVTQIKGIQIAPEGVKVRNPAFDVTPARYVTAIITEKGVAHGDYLESLSALAKG; encoded by the coding sequence ATGTCTTTTAGAACCATCGAATGGCGGGGCGACAAGGTAGTAATGATCGATCAGACCAAGCTTCCCACCGAAGAGGTCTACAACGAATACTCGGACTTCCAGGGAGTAGCTGAGGCGATCCGCGGCATGATCATCCGTGGAGCCCCGGCAATAGGGGTAGCTGCGGCAATGGGCGTTGCTCTCGGTGCCAGGGACATTATCGCCGACACCCATGAATCGTTTTTCCGCCAGCTTTCCAATGTCTGTGATGTGCTTGCTCGGACAAGGCCCACTGCGGTCAATCTTTTCTGGGCAATTGAGCGGATGAAAAGGGTTGCCGAGGCGAACCGCGACAAGGATATCAACTCGATCAGGGCTATTCTGAAGGCCGAAGCCATTGCCGTAGAGGCTGAAGACCTGCAGATCTGCAAGGCAATCGGCGCCAACGGCGCAGCCCTTATCAAGGACGGGGCAACAGTGCTGACCCACTGTAACGCCGGTGGGCTGGCAACCGCCGGATATGGCACCGCGCTTGGTGTTATCCGGGCAGCTCACGAGTCCGGGAAGAAGATCAAGGTCATTGCGGACGAAACCCGGCCCTGGCTGCAGGGGGCAAGGCTCACCGCCTGGGAGCTGATGAAGGACAATATCCCGGTCACCCTCATCTCCGACAACATGGCTGGCTGGTTGATGCAGAATGGCGAGATTGACTGTTGCGTGGTGGGAGCGGATCGGATTGCCGCCAATGGCGACACGGCCAACAAGATCGGGACCTATAGCGTGGCGGTGCTGGCAAAAGAGCACAGGATTCCATTTTATGTGGCTGCTCCGATTTCGACTCTTGACCTGTCACTCGATAGTGGGGCCAAGATTCCGATCGAGGAGCGGACTATAACGGAAGTGACCCAGATCAAGGGGATTCAGATCGCCCCGGAGGGAGTAAAAGTCCGCAATCCGGCGTTTGATGTCACTCCGGCCCGATATGTGACGGCAATCATCACTGAAAAGGGTGTGGCGCATGGTGACTACTTAGAGTCACTCTCCGCACTGGCAAAGGGATGA
- a CDS encoding GGDEF domain-containing protein — translation MLSLFSSKAAIRPGEFHHALVVIASVSAVAIIVLAGIGIYRLNSHNVLLHAEEDAIKTCQSLSELEKPILFAISPDGGYRPSITPAEIPALDSRLRTFLKPFDIVKIKIYSADSQIIFSTDKHIIGKIDSGNRRLQKALTGKTDSHLEAKEVFRDLADEQMINVKVVETYIPIRDPNNRIIGCFEVYLNVTKYHDEIRSSVIYSVLIITGALFGVFGASYLLIRKAMLQLKEAQEKLEGLAITDSLTGLFNRRHILARSREEFARIVRIGKAHDNAPVLGFIMLDVDNFKSINDTYGHLVGDSVLTGIAEMIRIGCRSYDLIGRYGGEEFLVVLPDILSSDIREIAERIRVITEKHEFCCDTDTRISVTISAGISCCMSGEPDIFPALKRADDGLYLAKRSGKNQVRTVQDGLEE, via the coding sequence ATGCTTTCTTTATTTTCTTCAAAAGCCGCTATCCGTCCCGGTGAATTCCACCATGCACTTGTAGTGATCGCCTCCGTATCTGCCGTGGCGATCATTGTTCTGGCAGGCATTGGGATATATCGATTGAATTCCCACAACGTACTGCTGCACGCCGAAGAAGATGCCATTAAAACGTGTCAGTCTCTGTCTGAACTGGAAAAGCCGATACTTTTTGCGATTTCTCCTGATGGAGGGTATCGCCCGTCAATAACCCCTGCAGAAATCCCTGCTCTTGATAGCCGACTCAGAACTTTTCTCAAACCGTTCGATATTGTTAAAATTAAGATTTACAGTGCTGATTCACAGATAATTTTCAGTACAGACAAACATATCATTGGCAAAATCGATAGTGGCAACCGGCGTCTGCAAAAGGCATTAACCGGCAAGACCGACTCACATCTTGAAGCAAAAGAGGTGTTCCGGGACCTTGCAGATGAGCAGATGATAAATGTCAAAGTGGTAGAAACCTACATTCCGATCCGTGACCCGAACAACCGAATTATTGGTTGCTTCGAGGTCTACCTGAATGTCACCAAGTACCATGATGAAATACGGTCTAGCGTCATATACTCGGTCTTAATCATAACTGGTGCCCTGTTCGGAGTTTTCGGAGCTTCCTATTTACTGATACGCAAAGCAATGTTGCAATTAAAAGAGGCCCAGGAAAAGCTTGAAGGACTGGCAATTACCGACTCTCTGACCGGTCTTTTCAACCGGCGTCACATTCTTGCCCGGTCAAGAGAAGAGTTTGCCCGAATAGTGAGAATCGGCAAAGCTCATGACAACGCACCTGTCCTTGGGTTTATTATGCTCGATGTGGATAACTTTAAATCGATTAACGACACGTATGGACACCTTGTCGGGGACAGCGTTCTTACCGGGATTGCGGAAATGATCAGAATCGGGTGCCGAAGTTATGATCTGATCGGTCGCTATGGAGGAGAAGAGTTCCTCGTCGTACTCCCTGACATCTTATCGTCTGACATTCGTGAAATTGCCGAAAGAATCAGGGTAATAACCGAGAAGCATGAGTTTTGCTGCGACACCGATACCCGGATATCCGTGACAATAAGTGCTGGCATCTCCTGCTGTATGTCCGGCGAACCTGATATTTTCCCGGCATTGAAAAGAGCCGATGATGGGCTTTATCTTGCCAAGCGAAGCGGCAAGAACCAAGTACGAACGGTCCAGGACGGATTGGAGGAGTAA
- a CDS encoding Crp/Fnr family transcriptional regulator has product MDTVQILKKSMLFSGLSEEHLSGVADISSRRTFNRGETLFSEGDPATGFYLLASGGMKLCKVSPDGREKVLHFVHPGETFAEAAFFGDGRYPAEARGIEKGEVLFFPREGFMGLLERDTRFAMNLIVSLSLLLRRFARQIEELSFAEVPNRLAAYLCELIERKSTTFQGKTYLELEMKKGELASRLGTVSETLSRSLRKLREEGIMEVEGSRVIVYDLNRLKELAKGQKKPEVPGFNQQ; this is encoded by the coding sequence ATGGACACTGTGCAAATTCTCAAAAAATCAATGCTCTTCTCCGGCTTATCCGAAGAACACCTCTCAGGCGTAGCGGATATTTCCAGTCGCAGAACCTTTAACCGGGGAGAGACTCTCTTTTCCGAAGGAGACCCGGCCACCGGCTTCTACCTTCTGGCATCTGGCGGCATGAAGCTTTGTAAAGTTTCTCCTGACGGTCGGGAAAAAGTGCTGCACTTTGTGCATCCGGGCGAGACTTTTGCCGAAGCTGCGTTCTTTGGTGACGGTCGCTATCCGGCTGAGGCCAGGGGGATCGAGAAAGGAGAGGTGCTGTTTTTCCCACGTGAAGGGTTCATGGGATTGCTGGAGCGGGATACACGTTTTGCCATGAACCTGATAGTTTCACTGTCTCTTTTACTGCGGCGGTTTGCGCGGCAAATCGAAGAGCTCTCTTTCGCAGAAGTCCCAAACCGGCTTGCAGCATATTTGTGTGAATTGATTGAAAGGAAATCGACGACGTTCCAGGGTAAAACCTATCTGGAGCTTGAGATGAAAAAGGGTGAATTGGCTTCACGCTTGGGGACTGTCAGTGAGACCCTTTCCAGGAGCCTTAGAAAACTGCGGGAAGAGGGAATAATGGAGGTAGAGGGAAGCAGGGTGATTGTTTATGACCTTAACCGGTTAAAAGAGTTGGCAAAGGGACAAAAAAAGCCGGAGGTTCCCGGCTTTAATCAGCAGTGA
- the gatB gene encoding Asp-tRNA(Asn)/Glu-tRNA(Gln) amidotransferase subunit GatB, whose product MKYQPVIGLEVHVQLKTNTKIFCGCSTQFGASPNSQTCPVCLGLPGALPVLNKKVVEYAIKAGLATNCAISPRSIFARKNYFYPDLPKGYQISQYELPICVGGHLDIDGEWGTKRIGITRIHMEEDAGKLVHSDIPGLGGGSGVDLNRACTPLLEIVSEPDIRTADEAVAYLKKLHQIVVYLGICDGNMEEGSFRCDANVSVMPVGSDKFGTRTETKNVNSFRFVKQAIEHEIERQIELIEDGGKVIQETRLFDPNTGETRSMRGKEEAHDYRYFPDPDLVPLVISNDWVEDTRLSLPELPEAKFARYQSDLGLTPYDAEVLTATRELAEYFESCLTAGAQPKMAANWAMGEVTRGLNDAGLSISDCPVTPLQLVELLQLIEKGTVSGKIAKTVFDELWQNGGTAAKIVEEKGLVQVSDTGEIEKIIDEIMAANMGQVEEYRGGKDKVFGFFVGQVMRASKGKANPAVVNELLVKKLKG is encoded by the coding sequence ATGAAATATCAACCAGTAATTGGACTCGAAGTCCATGTTCAGCTGAAAACCAACACCAAGATATTCTGTGGCTGCTCCACCCAGTTCGGGGCCTCCCCCAACTCCCAGACTTGCCCGGTTTGCCTCGGTCTGCCCGGCGCGCTGCCGGTGCTCAACAAAAAGGTTGTTGAGTATGCCATAAAGGCCGGCCTGGCTACCAATTGCGCTATCTCGCCCCGGAGCATCTTTGCCCGCAAGAACTACTTTTACCCTGATTTGCCCAAAGGCTATCAGATCAGTCAGTACGAACTGCCGATATGCGTTGGCGGCCATCTGGATATCGATGGCGAATGGGGCACAAAGAGGATCGGCATCACCCGCATCCATATGGAAGAGGATGCCGGCAAGCTGGTGCATTCTGATATCCCCGGTCTCGGCGGCGGCTCTGGCGTGGACCTGAACCGCGCCTGCACGCCACTTCTGGAAATAGTCTCCGAACCGGACATCCGGACTGCCGATGAAGCAGTGGCCTATCTCAAGAAACTCCATCAGATCGTTGTCTATCTCGGCATCTGCGACGGCAACATGGAAGAGGGGAGTTTCCGTTGCGATGCTAACGTATCGGTCATGCCGGTCGGTTCAGACAAGTTCGGCACCCGTACCGAGACCAAAAACGTCAACTCGTTCCGCTTCGTCAAGCAGGCGATCGAGCACGAAATTGAACGTCAGATCGAACTGATCGAGGACGGCGGCAAAGTAATCCAGGAGACCCGGCTGTTCGATCCGAATACCGGCGAAACGCGATCCATGCGCGGCAAGGAAGAGGCGCACGATTACCGCTATTTTCCGGATCCTGACCTGGTGCCGCTGGTCATATCCAATGACTGGGTGGAGGATACCCGGCTGTCACTGCCGGAGCTCCCTGAAGCCAAGTTTGCCCGCTACCAGTCAGACCTCGGCCTGACTCCCTACGATGCCGAGGTGTTGACCGCAACCCGCGAGCTGGCAGAGTATTTTGAGTCCTGCCTGACAGCTGGGGCGCAGCCGAAAATGGCTGCCAACTGGGCGATGGGCGAGGTTACCAGAGGGTTGAATGACGCGGGACTGTCCATCAGTGACTGCCCGGTAACTCCGCTGCAGCTGGTTGAGCTGTTGCAACTTATTGAAAAAGGTACGGTCTCCGGCAAGATCGCCAAGACGGTTTTTGACGAGCTGTGGCAGAATGGCGGTACGGCGGCAAAGATCGTTGAGGAAAAAGGGCTGGTGCAGGTGTCGGATACCGGTGAGATCGAGAAGATCATCGACGAGATTATGGCTGCCAACATGGGGCAGGTGGAGGAGTATCGTGGCGGCAAAGACAAGGTGTTCGGTTTCTTTGTCGGCCAGGTGATGCGTGCTTCCAAGGGCAAGGCGAACCCGGCAGTGGTGAACGAACTGCTGGTTAAGAAGCTGAAAGGATAA
- a CDS encoding PPC domain-containing DNA-binding protein, which translates to MIIGKLPFKSDMLRELNKIAAKKGVKAGTVQVMGSLKRARLSFYDQKIRAYRELDFDAPHEIVACAGNISLRDDKPFVHLHLAVSGSAGIVVGGHCLQGCSVFAVEFTIIPFHGEAPRRVVDNDTGLLLWEKPLYEG; encoded by the coding sequence ATGATCATTGGTAAATTGCCGTTCAAATCGGACATGTTGCGGGAGCTTAACAAAATTGCGGCAAAAAAAGGGGTGAAGGCAGGGACTGTGCAGGTGATGGGTTCATTGAAACGGGCAAGACTGTCATTTTACGATCAAAAAATTCGCGCCTACCGCGAGCTGGATTTTGACGCTCCGCACGAAATCGTTGCCTGTGCCGGCAATATTTCCCTTAGAGATGACAAGCCGTTTGTACATTTGCATCTTGCCGTATCCGGAAGTGCCGGTATTGTTGTGGGCGGTCACTGTCTGCAGGGGTGCAGTGTTTTTGCCGTTGAATTCACCATCATCCCTTTTCATGGCGAGGCGCCTCGCAGGGTTGTGGACAACGATACCGGGTTGCTCCTCTGGGAAAAGCCGCTTTACGAAGGATGA
- the gatA gene encoding Asp-tRNA(Asn)/Glu-tRNA(Gln) amidotransferase subunit GatA: MELYELTIHEMNELLKARKVSSVEAVQSCLARIEATDTRVNAFITITGDEALKAAAAADQQIAAGNIHSLTGVPLALKDIFVTKGIRTTCASKMLDNYIPPYDSTSWLKLKDCGAVMLGKLNQDEFAMGSSCENSAYGPTRNPWNSECIPGGSSGGSAAAVAAQQAIATLGTDTGGSIRQPASHCGCVGLKPTYGRVSRYGVIAYASSLDQVGPVTRDVTDAAIMLGTVAGHDPLDSTSVAMPVPDYTRSLLSDVKGMKIALPKEYFIDGLDPDVQKAMDAAIETYRKLGAEIVEITLPHTDYAVACYYLIATAEASSNLARYEGVRFGHRAAEAKNLLEMFMKSRAEGFGAEVKRRIMLGTYALSSGYYDAYYLKAQKVRTLIMQDFLKAFEGVDVILTPVAPTPAFKIGEKTSDPLQMYLSDIFTIPVNLAGTCGISVPAGISQSGLPIGLQLIGRPFGEETIIRAAYAFEQATEWQKQKAKL; the protein is encoded by the coding sequence ATGGAACTCTATGAACTTACCATTCACGAGATGAATGAACTGCTTAAGGCCAGGAAGGTCTCTTCCGTCGAAGCCGTTCAGTCATGCCTTGCTCGTATCGAGGCCACCGATACCAGAGTTAATGCCTTCATAACCATAACCGGTGACGAGGCACTTAAGGCGGCAGCAGCAGCCGACCAGCAGATAGCTGCAGGGAATATACACTCTTTGACCGGCGTGCCCTTGGCTCTTAAGGACATCTTCGTCACCAAAGGCATTCGTACTACCTGTGCTTCTAAGATGCTCGATAATTATATTCCGCCGTATGACTCTACCTCTTGGCTCAAGTTAAAGGATTGTGGCGCAGTAATGCTGGGGAAACTGAACCAGGATGAGTTTGCCATGGGTTCTTCCTGTGAGAACAGTGCCTATGGCCCAACGAGGAACCCATGGAACTCGGAGTGCATACCCGGGGGATCTTCAGGCGGTTCTGCTGCCGCTGTTGCTGCTCAGCAGGCAATAGCAACGCTTGGCACCGATACCGGCGGTTCAATTCGCCAGCCAGCCTCGCATTGCGGATGTGTCGGCCTCAAGCCTACTTATGGCAGAGTTTCCCGTTATGGTGTTATCGCCTATGCCTCATCGCTCGATCAGGTCGGCCCGGTCACCCGCGATGTGACCGATGCCGCTATCATGCTCGGAACAGTAGCCGGTCATGACCCCCTGGATTCGACCAGTGTGGCCATGCCTGTTCCAGATTACACCAGATCGTTGCTGTCTGATGTCAAGGGGATGAAGATTGCCCTGCCGAAGGAGTACTTCATAGACGGGTTAGATCCTGATGTTCAGAAAGCTATGGATGCTGCGATAGAAACCTACCGGAAGCTGGGCGCGGAGATCGTCGAAATAACGCTCCCTCACACCGACTACGCCGTTGCCTGTTACTACCTGATCGCAACGGCTGAGGCAAGTTCCAACCTGGCTCGCTACGAAGGGGTCAGGTTCGGCCATCGGGCAGCCGAGGCAAAAAACCTGCTGGAGATGTTCATGAAAAGCCGGGCCGAGGGATTCGGGGCCGAGGTAAAGCGGCGGATCATGCTCGGCACCTACGCCCTGTCTTCAGGCTATTACGATGCCTACTATCTCAAGGCCCAGAAGGTGCGGACCTTGATTATGCAGGATTTTCTCAAGGCCTTTGAAGGAGTGGACGTGATCCTCACTCCGGTGGCGCCTACCCCGGCCTTCAAGATAGGTGAGAAGACCAGCGACCCGCTCCAGATGTATCTGTCCGATATTTTTACTATTCCGGTCAACCTTGCCGGCACATGCGGCATAAGCGTTCCGGCCGGGATCAGCCAGAGCGGGCTCCCTATCGGTTTGCAACTGATCGGCCGCCCCTTCGGCGAGGAGACTATCATCCGCGCTGCTTACGCATTCGAGCAGGCGACGGAGTGGCAGAAGCAGAAAGCTAAACTTTAG